A part of Rhopalosiphum maidis isolate BTI-1 chromosome 3, ASM367621v3, whole genome shotgun sequence genomic DNA contains:
- the LOC113557085 gene encoding inhibitor of growth protein 4-like isoform X2 has translation MTSVLNLEYCLDGLENLPIELQRNFTLMRDLDSRVQQLMRNIDKLTDEYMSNVKGYTADKKREMLTNIQRQFDKAKEYGDDKVQLAIQTYELVDKHVRKFDSDLARFEAEIQDRVISATRNIEDNSQKRRKKIKDKEIKKKSASSEEETAPNKTSKKKQPKKGITKTTSAAPSKTPLNNVVTNPTNPTNSVTHVTIETSSLTGAGVAHSAEVLDMPVDPNEPTYCLCNQVSYGEMIGCDNPDCPIEWFHFACVKLTTKPKGKWFCPKCITDRKKK, from the exons ATGACTTCTGTACTTAACTTGGAATACTGTTTGGacg GTTTAGAGAATCTTCCTATTGAGTTACAACGAAACTTCACTCTGATGCGAGATCTCGACTCCAGAGTTCAACAACTGATGCGCAATATTGACAAACTGACAGACGAATATATGTCAAATGTCAAGGGATACACAGCAGATAAAAAACGCGAAATGTTGACCAACATACAACGTCAGTTTGACAAAGCTAAAGAATATGGTGATGATAAAGTTCAATTGGCTATACAAACTTATGAATTG GTAGATAAACATGTCAGAAAATTTGATTCAGATTTAGCACGCTTTGAAGCTGAAATTCAAGACAGAGTCATTAGTGCTACAAGAAATATAGAAGACAATTCACAAAAAC GACGTAAAAAGATTAAAgacaaagaaattaaaaagaagAGTGCATCGAGTGAAGAAGAAACAGCTCCAAACAAAACATCTAAAAAGAAACAACCGAAAAAAg GAATTACTAAAACAACAAGTGCAGCACCTAGTAAAACACCTTTAAATAATGTTGTCACTAATCCAACAAACCCTACAAATAGTGTAACCCATGTTACAATAGAAACTAGTTCCCTTACTGGTGCCGGAGTTGCACACTCGGCAGAAGTATTGGATATGCCCGTTGATCCAAATGAACCAACGTATTGTTTATGCAACCAAGTTTCTTATGGTGAAATGATTGGCTGTGATAATCCAGAT tgtccTATTGAATGGTTCCACTTTGCATGTGTCAAATTAACTACCAAGCCTAAAGGAAAATGGTTCTGTCCTAAATGTATAACAGACaggaagaaaaaataa
- the LOC113557085 gene encoding inhibitor of growth protein 4-like isoform X1, whose protein sequence is MTSVLNLEYCLDGLENLPIELQRNFTLMRDLDSRVQQLMRNIDKLTDEYMSNVKGYTADKKREMLTNIQRQFDKAKEYGDDKVQLAIQTYELVDKHVRKFDSDLARFEAEIQDRVISATRNIEDNSQKQGRKKIKDKEIKKKSASSEEETAPNKTSKKKQPKKGITKTTSAAPSKTPLNNVVTNPTNPTNSVTHVTIETSSLTGAGVAHSAEVLDMPVDPNEPTYCLCNQVSYGEMIGCDNPDCPIEWFHFACVKLTTKPKGKWFCPKCITDRKKK, encoded by the exons ATGACTTCTGTACTTAACTTGGAATACTGTTTGGacg GTTTAGAGAATCTTCCTATTGAGTTACAACGAAACTTCACTCTGATGCGAGATCTCGACTCCAGAGTTCAACAACTGATGCGCAATATTGACAAACTGACAGACGAATATATGTCAAATGTCAAGGGATACACAGCAGATAAAAAACGCGAAATGTTGACCAACATACAACGTCAGTTTGACAAAGCTAAAGAATATGGTGATGATAAAGTTCAATTGGCTATACAAACTTATGAATTG GTAGATAAACATGTCAGAAAATTTGATTCAGATTTAGCACGCTTTGAAGCTGAAATTCAAGACAGAGTCATTAGTGCTACAAGAAATATAGAAGACAATTCACAAAAAC AAGGACGTAAAAAGATTAAAgacaaagaaattaaaaagaagAGTGCATCGAGTGAAGAAGAAACAGCTCCAAACAAAACATCTAAAAAGAAACAACCGAAAAAAg GAATTACTAAAACAACAAGTGCAGCACCTAGTAAAACACCTTTAAATAATGTTGTCACTAATCCAACAAACCCTACAAATAGTGTAACCCATGTTACAATAGAAACTAGTTCCCTTACTGGTGCCGGAGTTGCACACTCGGCAGAAGTATTGGATATGCCCGTTGATCCAAATGAACCAACGTATTGTTTATGCAACCAAGTTTCTTATGGTGAAATGATTGGCTGTGATAATCCAGAT tgtccTATTGAATGGTTCCACTTTGCATGTGTCAAATTAACTACCAAGCCTAAAGGAAAATGGTTCTGTCCTAAATGTATAACAGACaggaagaaaaaataa